In one Agrobacterium tumefaciens genomic region, the following are encoded:
- a CDS encoding SDR family oxidoreductase — MDETMPMMQAHFPDLKDAGVLVTGGGSGIGASLVEAFAMQGAKVAFIDIAEEPSLALVQRLSATAPHPVHFFKTDLSDIPAIGRTVEAAASATGGIKVLVNNAAWDDRHDIDTVTEAYWDANQAVNLKQMFFTVQAALPHLRQAKDASIVNFSSISFLLNMGDLPSYAAAKAGIIGLTKSLAGRLGPENIRVNTLLPGMIVTERQKELWLTDDGIAATTARQCLKRTLIAADLTGPCLFLASSASSAITAQSIIVDGGLL, encoded by the coding sequence ATGGACGAGACGATGCCGATGATGCAAGCCCATTTCCCTGACCTCAAGGACGCCGGCGTGCTTGTCACGGGCGGCGGCTCCGGCATCGGCGCATCGCTGGTGGAGGCCTTTGCCATGCAGGGGGCGAAGGTCGCCTTCATCGACATCGCGGAAGAGCCCAGCCTCGCGCTTGTCCAGCGGCTGTCGGCAACGGCGCCTCACCCGGTCCATTTTTTCAAGACCGACCTCAGCGACATTCCTGCGATCGGGCGGACGGTGGAGGCGGCGGCGTCCGCCACCGGCGGCATCAAGGTGCTGGTGAACAATGCCGCATGGGACGACCGCCATGACATCGACACCGTGACGGAAGCCTATTGGGACGCCAATCAGGCGGTTAATCTCAAGCAGATGTTCTTCACGGTCCAGGCGGCATTGCCGCATCTGCGGCAGGCAAAAGACGCGTCCATCGTCAATTTCTCCTCGATCTCGTTCCTGCTGAACATGGGCGATCTTCCCTCCTATGCGGCGGCCAAGGCCGGCATCATCGGCCTGACGAAAAGCCTTGCCGGCAGGCTGGGGCCGGAAAACATCCGCGTCAACACGCTGCTGCCGGGGATGATAGTGACGGAGCGGCAGAAGGAACTGTGGCTGACGGATGACGGGATTGCCGCAACCACGGCACGGCAATGTCTCAAGCGCACGCTCATTGCCGCCGATCTGACGGGGCCGTGCCTGTTTCTCGCATCATCGGCATCGAGCGCCATCACGGCGCAATCCATAATCGTAGACGGAGGCCTGTTATAA
- a CDS encoding IclR family transcriptional regulator, translated as MSRQMTMDVAMPDLKKPNPRKPDDQKHEAVPGRAQKTETVTGTLGKAVSLLELIAFAEKPMRFTDVVEACGQPRGTVHRQLAHLIAEGLIDHAADQTYAVGLRLLQLAAKAWSGNDLRSVAAPHLVALQDATQESVHLAVLNGGQVTYLDKMEGKQSLRMHSQVGKTSPAYCTGVGKAALSLLSAADLVELAAGLDFHRFTQNTLITSEALIEDVSAIRKNGYGFDLQEHEVGIHCVAAPVRAPGRNFYAAISVTGPAYRVDLKQLRKWGPLVRETADKIAAELACRLSPVADG; from the coding sequence ATGTCAAGACAGATGACGATGGATGTTGCCATGCCCGATCTTAAAAAGCCCAATCCTAGAAAGCCTGATGATCAAAAGCATGAGGCCGTTCCGGGTCGGGCGCAAAAAACGGAAACCGTGACCGGCACGCTCGGAAAGGCGGTTTCGCTTCTGGAACTCATCGCCTTCGCCGAAAAACCGATGCGCTTTACCGATGTGGTCGAGGCTTGCGGCCAGCCGCGCGGCACCGTTCACCGTCAGCTCGCCCATTTGATTGCCGAAGGCCTGATTGACCATGCCGCTGACCAGACCTATGCCGTGGGTCTGAGGCTGCTGCAATTGGCGGCGAAAGCCTGGAGCGGCAATGACCTGCGCAGCGTTGCCGCCCCGCATCTGGTGGCGTTGCAGGATGCGACGCAGGAATCCGTGCATCTCGCCGTCTTGAACGGCGGCCAGGTCACCTATCTCGACAAGATGGAAGGTAAGCAAAGTCTGCGCATGCATTCGCAGGTCGGCAAGACGTCGCCAGCCTATTGCACTGGCGTCGGCAAGGCAGCGCTTTCCCTGCTCTCCGCCGCCGATCTGGTGGAACTCGCCGCGGGGCTGGACTTCCATCGCTTCACGCAAAACACGCTGATAACTTCCGAGGCGTTGATCGAGGATGTCTCGGCTATTCGCAAAAACGGCTATGGCTTCGACTTGCAGGAGCATGAGGTCGGAATTCATTGTGTTGCCGCGCCTGTGCGCGCACCCGGGCGCAATTTTTACGCGGCGATTTCCGTCACCGGTCCCGCCTATCGCGTTGATCTGAAACAGCTTCGCAAATGGGGGCCGCTGGTGCGTGAAACGGCTGATAAAATCGCGGCGGAACTTGCCTGCAGATTATCCCCGGTTGCGGATGGTTGA
- a CDS encoding LuxR family transcriptional regulator — translation MQKTETAAVQSIGVDCVREIADLNTQFDIFRFLKRLTEAWEFKAFMVLDLSSEMASELSQYTIITSWPAELLQRYDEEGMLQSSRVMAQLKKSTAPFSVSMDFLVKGEEHLAKKPVIGLFERFEMVNSVWFPVHDITTTRGAVSFSGNKTVLPVSRLAELFYISSHVFARLSEIRRLDLRVPETLSEREIDCLNWTAAGKTSAEIAEIMMLSEHTINHYLNRATKKLDTVNRTQAVAKALRVGLIK, via the coding sequence ATGCAGAAAACAGAGACGGCCGCCGTTCAGTCGATTGGTGTTGATTGCGTTCGCGAGATCGCCGATCTGAACACCCAATTCGACATATTCCGGTTCTTGAAGCGGCTGACGGAAGCTTGGGAATTCAAGGCCTTCATGGTTCTTGACCTGTCGTCCGAAATGGCGAGCGAGCTGTCGCAATATACCATCATTACAAGCTGGCCGGCCGAGCTTTTGCAGCGTTACGATGAAGAGGGCATGTTGCAGAGCAGCCGGGTCATGGCGCAGTTGAAGAAATCGACCGCGCCCTTTTCCGTGTCCATGGATTTTTTGGTCAAAGGCGAAGAGCATCTCGCGAAAAAGCCCGTTATCGGTCTCTTCGAAAGATTTGAAATGGTCAATTCGGTGTGGTTTCCCGTTCACGACATCACCACGACACGGGGTGCGGTGTCCTTCTCCGGAAACAAGACGGTTCTGCCGGTCAGCCGGCTGGCGGAACTTTTCTACATTTCCAGCCATGTCTTTGCCCGGCTATCTGAAATCCGCCGTCTTGACCTGCGCGTTCCCGAAACATTGAGCGAGCGCGAGATCGACTGTCTGAACTGGACGGCCGCCGGCAAGACAAGCGCCGAAATCGCTGAAATCATGATGTTGTCGGAACATACCATCAATCATTACCTGAACCGTGCGACGAAAAAACTCGACACGGTCAACCGCACCCAGGCCGTTGCCAAGGCCCTGCGGGTTGGCTTGATTAAATAG